Genomic segment of Melanotaenia boesemani isolate fMelBoe1 chromosome 10, fMelBoe1.pri, whole genome shotgun sequence:
ACTATTACCGGGCAGCTAGCTCCTGCTACGGCTGGTGCTAAAACGTCACGCTGTCATTTTCTTCTGGGAGAGGCAAATTCTATTTGGGCCAACCCAAAGCGCCAAACTATTCCGGAGTTTAACTAATTTTCTCTTTATAGAAATACTTCATGACAGGCCCACATAGTTTAGTTTTGTAGAACCAAACattatgaaaattaaatgtttgttgatCTCCGGTGTACTGAGttaaattttaaatagaaaacaaacaaacaaataaacaaacaaaacccttAAAAATTAGTTCGACGTTTCAAATGTTATAGGTTTCAAATGTGCGTGTGGATGTTTTATTGCTTTAGAAACAACTTTCCTAAACTTTCAAGACAGTGTTCCATTAAATAAGAGCACTAACATCTTGTGCTTAAGATTTTTTCCCAGCCAAACCCATAGATAATAGTATAATTTTTGCGGTAGTCCTTACTAAAGACATTTAACGTGTCCTTTTGTTGTCATTGAACAATCTAGATTATatcacacacaaaatcaaaaGGCCTAATCAATGGTAATTATCATCTGAGGCCTGATTACATAAAGTATTCCTGGGATGTTGTAACTAGTGCTGTCTGTAATACCATGATCCACCTACCGGGGACGGTGTTGATCCTGTTTCTACTTTTTTCAAACAACATAAAGGAGCTGGTGAAGAAAAAAAGGCGAACTTGCATTCAATTGTCTGAACCTCACGTCATGGAAAGAGTTACTTTCTTACAGCGCGCCGAGAAATAATCTAAAAATGATGATGTTGGCTGGTGATGCGTGACTTTCTTCTGATCGTTTGGTTCTTAATTCTTCGTTTGTGAGCATAAAACTACAAAACTGAAGATGCACAGGAACCTGTTTACAAGGAAAACGCAGCAAGTTTCAGCTTGAGAGGGAAAGCGGCGCAGGCTCAAAATGCACTGGGATACCATTACTCatccttctgtttttcttgaCGCCGGACGACTTTGTCTTGGAAATATGTTTATCACGAGTCGATTTTAGGCTCCGTGATGACAAAGTGTCTGATAAGCGAACATCGAGAACTAACAGTCCAAATTAAGAGGATTAAAACGACCTCCGGTGCTTTTGGAGGAGCCttttgatggattttttttaaaacctgttttatttgtaatgtGAACGGAAATACATACTCCCTCTTCGAAGAGGGTCATATTATGTTATTATAGCCAAAAGGTAGAGGTAGAAGTTTAGGTATAATACAGTAATAATAGAATAATATTGTCAGTGGGCTAAGATTGTTAGATTAGCTGGTTTAGaagttgtatttttatgtaactTTTGGCATCAGagctttaaatttaaacagGTCAGCTTATACTTTTGCATGTCTGCTCCAATGACTGTCATGTAACATGAGATGAGTTTTAATATTACAGTAGGCTAGTCTCAAAAGTTTCCAATACAGCGTGCACCAAAACCATGCCATCATTTAATTTAGGCATGTAGAAGTTTCTGGTTTAGGACACTCTGGAGTATCAAGATGTCAGTTAAAGCCAGAGCCCTCTACACTTTTTTAagtgaaaacaaagaagagatCAGTATCCAGGAGAATGAGGAATTGGTTATCTTCGATGAAAACTCAGTGAATGGCTGGTTTCAGGGGGAGAACAGCCGAGGAGAGAGAGGTCTCTTCCCTGCATCCTATGTGGAGATTATTCGTACTCGCTCAAACTCCAACGTGACGGATTGCTCCATAAGTCCAGCAGGCTCTTTAGGAAATGACTCCCCCTATTTCCCATCCACCCCAAACACCCTGCTTCACTCAGTGCAgattgatgatgaagatgattatGATGATTGGGACGACTGGGACGACAGATCCACAGTGGTGGAGGATGCTGATAATACCGGGAGCTCTGGAGCTAATGGACATGTCTATCAGAGCTCGCGTTCCAACAACCCAAATGTGCACTATAGGGCCAAGTCAGTATCTGGGCAAGACAGCATTTCCAGCTCCAGGAAGGGCAGCATGGTGGGAAGAAACTTGAACAGATTTTCCAGTTTTGTTCGCTCAGGGGTAGAGGCATTTGTGCTTGGTGACGTCCCCATGATGGCAAAGATTGCTGAGTCCTACACTATTGAGATGGGTCCTCTGGGGCCCAAGTGGAAGGACAACCCACAGCCTTTCATCTGCTCCATTGAAGACCCCACCAAACAGACAAAGTTCAAGGGTATTAAGACCTACATTTCATACCGGGTGACGCCAAGCCACACCGGGCGTCCTGTCTATAGACGATACAAACACTTTGACTGGCTGTACAACCGCTTACTGCACAAGTTCACTGTGATTTCTGTGCCTCACCTCCCTGAGAAGCAGGCCACAGGGCGGTTCGAGGAAGACTTCATCGAGAAGCGCAAGAGGCGACTGATACTATGGATGAATCACATGACCAGTCACCCAGTCCTCTCTCAGTATGAAGGCTTTGAGCACTTTCTGATGTGTGCTGACGATAAACAGTGGAAACTGGGCAAGAGGCGGGCAGAGAAAGATGAAATGGTGGGTGCCCATTTCATGCTGACCCTCCAGATCCCTACCGAGCACCAAGACCTTCAGGACGTTGAGGAGAGGGTCGACAACTTCAAGGCTTTTGCCAAGAAAATGGACGACAGCGTGATGCAGCTCACGCATGTTGCGTCGGAGCTGGTACGTAAACACCTTGGTGGTTTCAGGAAGGAGTTCCAGAGGCTGGGAAATGCCTTCCAGTCTATAAGCCAGGCGTTTATGCTGGACCCTCCTTATAAATCAGACACCCTCAACAATGCCATCTCCCATACTGGTCGCACCTATGAGAACATTGGAGAGATGTTTGCAGAGCAACCCAAGTATGACCTCTTCCATATGCTGGATAAGCTGTCCCTCTATCAAGGCCTGCTTGCGAACTTCCCTGACATCATCCATCTACAGAAAGGTAATGATCGAAATatgaattttttcatttttctaatgCCTACAAACTTCTGAAAGGGAAGCAACGAGATGATCTCATCCATAATCAGTACAGATGGTTGAATGTGTCTAAGCTTCCTAATTCCTGCTGCTTGTCTGAGGTTAATAATCAGCTATAACTCTTCATCTAAAGCGGATAATAACTTAGTTTTTTCAGCCATTGAGCACATAAGAGTTTATCAGAGGACATGGGAGGTTGCAAATGTACATACCTGTTTATTCTCTGAGATTCAGACCCATAGTAGCCTTGCAAGATGTCAAATTCCTCATGAACTAACCCTTTAGCTATGATGTGGTTTTGCAGAAGCTTCATTAACAGTGAGGAATGGTAATGTGGTAAACCTATGGAGTGTGACCACGTTTTACTAATCAATCTGTGCAGTTTATTTGGTTATGGATCACTGAGTAGGTCAGGATTAGCCAATCCCCCATATCATACAcccacagaaaaacacaaatatacagACATACAACATCAGAATCCCAAGCCTGAATCATTATGTCAGCATGCTTTATGTGTCACCCAAGAATGAACATCAggtcacacacactcacacacatgcaccatcACATTCTCTCCCTTTGACATTTACAACAATGGAGTTTGACAATCTGTGCAAACAAGTCTTTTGAGATAAGGTGTTATCTTTGAAGGAAGAGTCTTCATATGTTGCTAAAATTGGTCACTTTGTAcctttttttattggtttgtaAATCACCTCAGCCatcttgcagaaaaaaaagccaaatattctCAGACTTTCGCTTCTCAAGATATAATCTTGGATCTCATTATGAAGCAAGTGACTAAATAATTGAAGGCTtagatgaaaacaacaacataccCTAGAATGGGGTTCTTAAACTcgggtccttgagggccactgcttcaacacacccaattaaaataaagcagatCTTCTCGACACCTTGTTCTCAGGTTCTGCACAAACCTGccaatgagccattaatttgggCCAGGTGAGTGCAAGCAGGAAAACAGCTAAAACCTATAGGGTGGTGGCCCTCGAAGAACCCTGCCCTAGAAGTGTTAGTGTAATACTTAACTTGTAGTACCTTGTTAACGACATTAATGCTAAGTATGCGTACATAATTTTGTCATTAGCAAATGGAATAGGCACAAACAGGCTAAAGCGTTACTGCAGAGTGATCTTACAGCTGACAGCTATGATGTGATGAGTAAATAACTGAGCAGTTACCTTCTCATTTAACCAGTTTTTATAGACTTTATCAGCTCAAGACATAATCTCACAGCTTTTTGCAGACACATGAAGTCCTTCTCATACGTTTTCATAAATGATGCCGTCGGATGTTGGCACAGGGCtggtttattattaactttactGACCTGAAATCACAAAGCATGCCATTGTTCTGTAACAGTTacagtaatttatttttctgcatcatcACGGTTGTGTTTGTACTGATTTTCATAAATTCTTAAGTGTTGACTTTTAATGTTGAAGGATTGTCTGTGCAGACAGGGTGTTGGTTAATCAGCATTCTGCGTCAGCTCTCAAACAAGCCACGTATCAGCTGATCAGGGTGAGTTCAGGAGGAAGGGAAGGGCTGTACCAGTGGGGACGGATTAAAGCTGCTAGTAAATGTTATCACCAGTAAACAGCTGGCTCTCATTATCACAGCAGTCATTTGTCTTACAATTCAGCAAGTTACTTTAAGTCACCCCACCAAGGAATTAATAAGGAAAAATCCAGGCCCTCTGACCAAAATAAAGAGTCagcaaaaaaatacaattaattttTCAAAGCTTGGTTGTGTGTGGTTGGTGTCACATGATGAAACCATCAGGTGGCTAATGTTAGCAAGCGTCTTGTACTGCCTTGTTGTGATCAACAGGACTGAGTCACTTCTCTGAAAGTTGCATGACTCCCCTCTTTCTGCCATTTGTCTGTTAACATTTAAACTTGTGATTTTAAACAGTAGCAACTGTTGATAATACTCACAGAAACCAAATTATCCAAGGATACTAAAGAAGAATGAAAGGTTGCAGGAAGAATTGCATTTCTGCTGTCATtatgtaagaaaaataaatagtgtGTGCAGTTCTCTTAGACAAGATTTCTTGGcattttttaagtaattgatTAGTCAGCTAATCGGATTATGAatcatataatttttaaat
This window contains:
- the snx33 gene encoding sorting nexin-33, which codes for MSVKARALYTFLSENKEEISIQENEELVIFDENSVNGWFQGENSRGERGLFPASYVEIIRTRSNSNVTDCSISPAGSLGNDSPYFPSTPNTLLHSVQIDDEDDYDDWDDWDDRSTVVEDADNTGSSGANGHVYQSSRSNNPNVHYRAKSVSGQDSISSSRKGSMVGRNLNRFSSFVRSGVEAFVLGDVPMMAKIAESYTIEMGPLGPKWKDNPQPFICSIEDPTKQTKFKGIKTYISYRVTPSHTGRPVYRRYKHFDWLYNRLLHKFTVISVPHLPEKQATGRFEEDFIEKRKRRLILWMNHMTSHPVLSQYEGFEHFLMCADDKQWKLGKRRAEKDEMVGAHFMLTLQIPTEHQDLQDVEERVDNFKAFAKKMDDSVMQLTHVASELVRKHLGGFRKEFQRLGNAFQSISQAFMLDPPYKSDTLNNAISHTGRTYENIGEMFAEQPKYDLFHMLDKLSLYQGLLANFPDIIHLQKGAFAKVKESQRMSDEGKMDQDEADGIRKRCRTVGFALQAEMSHFHQQREVDFKDMMQAYLREQIAFYQRVVQQLERTLRMYDCL